From a single Candidatus Acidiferrales bacterium genomic region:
- a CDS encoding T9SS type A sorting domain-containing protein, whose protein sequence is MGEAILSVKLIFQKTKDGGKMVRRLMLLSVMATSLMLVAGNASAQITKQSNNTGGGDWNTASTWNPSGVPGASDNVEILGGDNVTMAAAGTCALLQMDANSTLSINAAAVSIPGTSWNLASSSTVVLTGPTTVQTAMTYGNLTYSTTSSGGPAANTTLNIAGNLTVTASTFRGISATSGTNVVNVTGNVVIGTGTSARITAVNSTASTTASCTWNIGGSVSLTGAATGNRVILQESAGPHNGTSIINIGGNLNVSSPSEVQYRSSTTAGAGTGTSNLSVKGNIVISGTGTIQTATGGTGYVQTLTLNGTSGQQYTGASPNAFGAGQTLSVVDSDMAGVTFNSGLTLNTNVSMTVQGDNFTLTAPSGDVLATGTLSVSRTIPDNGGTNLPSALDDGGYSLTTRSDQYWTLSQPGFTTGTYNLSVDGGSQIDIATPSALRIVHSGDGGTTFDLVGTHSAGSGTVANRTAIPGATTGQFYLGGNMTDNPLPVQVTSFIAAGTQYLHNVTMTWKTGSEVNNAGFILLRRAPGETNFTLLSTYQSNPALKGLGTSTTGRTYSFTDQTASVIGNYAYELQTVSATGAVKNYGEVDVAVSNPTKFALLQNYPNPFNPSTTITYDVKSTSSVSIDVYDMLGQKVAELVNETKAAGEYTVSFDGSRLASGIYFYRMTAGNYTSTKRLVLVK, encoded by the coding sequence ATGGGAGAAGCAATATTGAGTGTAAAACTAATTTTTCAAAAAACAAAAGATGGAGGGAAAATGGTAAGAAGGTTAATGCTTTTGAGCGTCATGGCGACTAGCCTGATGCTCGTTGCGGGAAATGCGTCTGCGCAGATAACAAAGCAGAGCAACAACACCGGAGGCGGAGATTGGAACACCGCCAGCACCTGGAATCCTTCGGGAGTTCCAGGAGCGTCAGACAATGTTGAAATTCTTGGCGGCGACAATGTGACGATGGCTGCAGCCGGAACGTGTGCTCTCCTTCAAATGGACGCCAACTCAACGCTGAGCATAAACGCTGCCGCAGTGTCTATTCCCGGTACGTCATGGAATCTGGCGTCTTCGAGCACCGTAGTACTTACCGGGCCGACGACTGTTCAAACTGCTATGACATACGGGAACTTGACTTACTCTACTACCTCAAGCGGTGGCCCCGCGGCAAATACTACTTTGAACATTGCTGGTAACCTCACTGTTACGGCAAGCACGTTCAGAGGTATTTCTGCGACGTCCGGGACCAACGTTGTGAACGTGACAGGAAATGTTGTTATTGGAACTGGAACGTCAGCGAGAATTACCGCCGTGAACAGCACCGCGTCAACAACTGCAAGCTGCACATGGAATATCGGAGGGAGCGTTTCTCTAACTGGAGCAGCTACTGGCAACCGGGTAATTCTTCAAGAGAGTGCGGGCCCACATAACGGAACCTCGATTATCAATATTGGCGGCAATCTTAACGTTAGTAGTCCCAGCGAGGTGCAGTACAGAAGCAGCACGACTGCGGGCGCCGGTACAGGGACATCGAATCTAAGTGTGAAGGGAAACATCGTGATCAGCGGTACCGGAACTATTCAAACTGCAACCGGCGGCACAGGGTATGTTCAAACGCTTACACTTAATGGAACAAGCGGGCAACAATACACCGGTGCTTCACCCAACGCTTTCGGAGCAGGGCAAACCCTGAGTGTCGTGGATAGTGATATGGCTGGAGTGACTTTTAATAGCGGCTTGACATTGAACACTAATGTTTCAATGACTGTTCAAGGCGACAACTTTACGCTCACGGCTCCTTCGGGAGATGTTTTGGCTACTGGCACTCTAAGCGTGTCAAGGACGATACCGGATAATGGTGGTACTAATTTGCCATCTGCGCTTGATGATGGCGGATATTCACTTACAACAAGATCGGACCAATACTGGACGCTTTCACAGCCAGGGTTTACCACCGGTACCTATAATTTGAGTGTCGATGGAGGAAGCCAAATCGATATTGCTACCCCGAGTGCTCTGAGAATTGTTCATTCGGGTGACGGCGGCACGACCTTCGATCTGGTTGGGACTCATTCTGCTGGTTCAGGAACCGTGGCTAACCGTACTGCCATTCCTGGTGCTACCACAGGACAGTTCTATCTTGGCGGCAACATGACCGATAATCCTCTTCCCGTCCAGGTCACCTCGTTCATTGCTGCGGGGACTCAGTATCTCCACAATGTCACCATGACATGGAAGACCGGCAGCGAGGTGAACAATGCAGGCTTCATTTTGCTGAGGAGAGCTCCGGGCGAGACCAACTTCACGCTCCTTTCAACCTATCAGAGCAACCCGGCACTCAAAGGTCTCGGCACAAGCACGACCGGAAGAACATATTCTTTCACCGATCAAACTGCCAGCGTCATTGGAAATTATGCCTATGAGCTGCAGACTGTCTCCGCAACCGGAGCGGTGAAGAACTACGGCGAAGTGGATGTCGCGGTTTCTAATCCGACCAAGTTCGCTTTGCTGCAGAATTATCCGAACCCGTTCAACCCGTCTACAACTATTACTTACGACGTAAAGTCGACGAGCAGCGTGAGCATCGATGTCTATGATATGCTCGGACAAAAGGTGGCGGAGCTTGTGAACGAGACGAAGGCTGCAGGCGAGTACACCGTATCGTTCGACGGCAGCCGCCTCGCGAGCGGAATTTATTTCTACAGGATGACGGCTGGAAATTATACTTCGACAAAGAGACTCGTCCTGGTGAAATAA